One segment of Zhihengliuella halotolerans DNA contains the following:
- a CDS encoding glycosyl hydrolase family 95 catalytic domain-containing protein, with product MTQLDYPRPAADWLEALPLGNGRLGAMCHGGEPAVFDLNEETIWSGHPGSQFDQWRAGPGAGPDAEATVRRRYDSARHAALDGDVERVRELIAANQTGYVQSFLPLGRLTISGGGPDGVRRLDLARAVHSTLTPGGEPATETFVSRTADVLVHHIAPSSPGQTTGGAEADAAGPRITVDFETPLRVLSEDRTATRIELRVEAPRDVAPGHEPGLPAATWPDPADAGTVQAALVVRWVSQDGGTGAQGATVVCAVRTTYPGLEAIEAGAADFRPWEVVLAEARADANAALATGYERLLADHTAAHARLYDRVELRLGAAPEAQASPAGASVEARLDAARRSADAVAHDPELIGVLFDYGRYLLISASRPGGLPATLQGIWNAEMQPPWSSAFTLNINTQMNYWPAHVLNLAETAEPLHRLIRVLAVTGRAASAELGANGWAAHHNTDAWGASHPVGAGRGDPSWAFWPMAAPWLVRHLAEHQAFGAAEHGFESTVLRPVARAAAESMLDRMVPLADGRWGTAPSTSPENTYLVNGSAAHTGVSSTMDIALARELFGLVAAWGPEADPLVQRSAEALQRLPEVGTRAAADGVMEWDRPVQEVDPQHRHVSHLYPLFPGDEADLPADGSFQRAARRTLERRGHESSGWSLAWKTALWARLREGRHVGELLGLFLRDARGLSGQWAAGLYPNLFAAHPPFQIDGNLGMPAAIAEALLQSHRRTPDLVRQIDLLPALPPQLADGRVRGLVARPGILVDIDWQGGALVRARLMRSAAAGRSTPTGSAPGAADESGAVFIELTAPVTGPAGPDGTSTTTAGRARVLCPPGRPVELSANDLAPVPSTGGRPTPAD from the coding sequence ATGACGCAGCTTGATTATCCGCGACCCGCCGCGGACTGGCTCGAAGCGCTTCCACTAGGCAATGGGCGACTCGGCGCGATGTGTCACGGCGGCGAGCCAGCTGTCTTCGACCTGAATGAGGAGACCATCTGGTCCGGGCACCCGGGCAGCCAGTTCGACCAGTGGCGGGCCGGGCCAGGGGCGGGACCGGACGCGGAAGCCACCGTCCGACGTCGTTACGACTCGGCCCGCCACGCCGCGCTCGATGGCGACGTCGAACGGGTCCGTGAGCTGATCGCCGCGAATCAGACGGGATACGTGCAATCGTTCCTACCCCTGGGCCGGCTGACGATCTCCGGGGGTGGGCCCGACGGTGTGCGGCGTCTGGACCTGGCCCGCGCCGTGCACAGCACGCTGACACCCGGCGGCGAACCGGCCACCGAGACTTTCGTCTCGCGCACCGCTGACGTCCTGGTTCACCACATCGCCCCCAGCAGCCCGGGACAGACCACCGGCGGTGCCGAAGCTGATGCAGCCGGTCCCCGGATCACGGTCGACTTCGAGACCCCTTTGCGTGTCCTGAGCGAAGACAGAACCGCCACGCGGATCGAACTGCGGGTCGAGGCGCCACGGGACGTCGCCCCCGGCCACGAGCCTGGTCTGCCAGCCGCGACCTGGCCCGATCCAGCAGATGCCGGGACTGTCCAGGCCGCTCTTGTGGTGCGCTGGGTGTCGCAGGACGGCGGCACGGGCGCGCAGGGCGCCACGGTAGTGTGCGCCGTGCGCACCACCTACCCGGGACTGGAGGCCATCGAAGCCGGGGCGGCTGACTTCCGCCCGTGGGAGGTCGTGCTGGCGGAAGCGCGCGCCGACGCTAATGCCGCATTGGCCACCGGCTACGAGCGCTTGCTGGCTGACCACACGGCAGCTCATGCCCGGCTCTACGACCGCGTGGAACTGCGTCTCGGCGCGGCTCCTGAGGCGCAAGCATCCCCGGCGGGTGCGTCGGTGGAAGCGCGCTTGGACGCGGCGCGACGGTCAGCAGACGCGGTGGCTCACGATCCAGAACTCATCGGAGTCCTCTTCGACTACGGCCGGTATCTGCTCATCTCCGCTTCGCGGCCGGGCGGCCTGCCCGCCACGCTGCAGGGAATCTGGAATGCCGAGATGCAGCCGCCGTGGTCCAGCGCCTTCACGCTGAACATCAACACCCAAATGAACTACTGGCCAGCCCACGTGCTGAACCTGGCGGAAACAGCTGAACCTCTGCATCGTCTGATTCGGGTTCTCGCCGTCACGGGTCGTGCCGCGTCCGCCGAGTTGGGTGCAAACGGGTGGGCTGCGCATCACAACACGGACGCCTGGGGCGCGTCACACCCGGTGGGCGCCGGGCGCGGCGACCCGTCTTGGGCCTTCTGGCCCATGGCCGCCCCCTGGCTGGTCCGGCACCTCGCTGAGCATCAGGCGTTCGGTGCTGCTGAGCATGGATTCGAGTCCACGGTTCTGCGCCCCGTTGCCCGCGCAGCAGCAGAATCGATGCTCGATCGGATGGTTCCCCTGGCGGATGGTCGGTGGGGCACCGCGCCGTCGACCTCCCCGGAGAACACCTACCTCGTCAACGGGTCGGCCGCGCACACCGGCGTCTCCAGCACCATGGATATCGCGTTGGCCCGGGAGCTCTTCGGACTGGTCGCAGCGTGGGGCCCGGAGGCGGACCCGCTGGTGCAGCGATCCGCCGAGGCCCTGCAGCGCTTGCCCGAGGTGGGCACGCGCGCGGCTGCGGACGGCGTGATGGAGTGGGACCGGCCCGTCCAGGAGGTTGATCCGCAGCACCGTCACGTCAGCCATCTGTATCCCCTGTTCCCCGGGGACGAAGCCGATCTCCCGGCTGACGGTTCCTTCCAGCGGGCCGCGCGGAGGACGCTGGAGCGGCGCGGACACGAGTCGTCAGGCTGGTCGCTGGCCTGGAAAACAGCGCTCTGGGCGCGGCTGCGTGAAGGCCGGCACGTGGGTGAGTTGTTAGGGCTGTTTCTGCGCGATGCCCGGGGCCTCTCCGGCCAGTGGGCCGCCGGGCTCTATCCCAACCTGTTCGCTGCTCATCCGCCGTTTCAGATCGACGGCAATCTGGGGATGCCGGCTGCTATCGCCGAAGCCCTCCTGCAGAGCCATCGCCGCACACCCGACCTGGTGCGGCAGATCGATCTCCTGCCGGCGCTGCCGCCACAGCTGGCGGACGGCCGGGTGCGGGGTCTGGTCGCGCGTCCTGGAATTCTCGTGGATATCGACTGGCAGGGCGGCGCTCTGGTCCGCGCACGATTGATGCGTTCGGCGGCAGCAGGGCGCTCGACGCCCACCGGTTCCGCACCGGGGGCAGCTGACGAATCAGGTGCCGTGTTTATCGAACTGACCGCCCCCGTGACCGGTCCTGCCGGCCCGGACGGAACCAGCACGACGACGGCCGGGCGGGCACGAGTACTGTGTCCGCCCGGCCGCCCGGTGGAGTTGAGCGCGAATGATCTGGCTCCCGTTCCGTCAACCGGAGGCCGTCCGACGCCGGCAGATTAG
- a CDS encoding glycoside hydrolase family 3 N-terminal domain-containing protein — MTSGTSINDLLTAMTRDEKLAMLHQHSPPIERLGLGRFHTGCEALHGVAWLGEATVFPQPVGLAATWDPELLRRIGEAASIEVRAKRAVDPSVSLNVWAPVVNTLRHPLWGRNEEGYSEDPDLTAELGAAYSRGLRGEDPHVWRTVPTLKHFLAYNNETDRSVTSSHLPPQTLREFELPAHFHAVASGWVGSVMPSYNLVNGRPAHLCAELMDELRDAAAVELAICSDAAAPSFMVDLQRFYATHAESHAAALTAGVDSYTDHDSDAKPTIQAFTEALDQGLISEFDIDRAVRRVLLIRERSGEFTPETDPYRDIGPADIDTPEHRDLAREAAGRGVVVLENRESAGARALPLVSRDATTPASIAVIGTFADHLVHDWYSGTPPYHVTLAAALRERFPEAQIRVADGADRVALRSVDADRYVEATGAEAKLAATATTATPAAQFDVTDWGHGTVTLRSVSTGKLLSGGDWIVSASAGRVGGWVAQETFRLVTGADGTSTLQHVGSGKWVRILDNGLLTVEADRESAARFVLRVLRSGAAAAADACVGAERVIVAVGNDPHIDGRETQDRPDLELPQQSRELWNTAVESGAAPVLVIVSSYPYNIAPLVPDASAVVWSCHAGQELGHGLVDVLAGDREPEGRLAQTWWESPEDAGNLLDYDVVTSSATYRYSSAAPIYPLGHGLTYSRVDYESIELDRPRLTAPEPTTTHVPARRAPDDDAGSRTVDHEATTAAVTVRNTGDRPAHELVAVWVRAPRLTVRAPEIRLAGYRRVQLAPGERRTVTVPVHAGLLAVWDVAADPVDFRTRQAPVSTRGAFVVQAGTYRVVSGPDAGTPVVTSNVTIDGPQPGVRRPDILEAAAAHAFDSVVTGALSRVAGECLDVQPHRQRGWARFDRVQLHGRSRITAVLARSGHGRSAATIRVRPSGTDQAWTEIAHLQLPSADPDPYEWHDAGADLTHGNLPAAATLDLQVELIAGTRLAALRFD, encoded by the coding sequence GTGACATCCGGAACATCCATCAACGACCTGCTGACAGCCATGACGCGGGACGAGAAGCTCGCGATGCTCCACCAGCATTCGCCACCCATCGAGCGCCTGGGTCTCGGGCGGTTTCACACAGGCTGCGAGGCGCTTCACGGCGTAGCCTGGCTGGGCGAAGCAACCGTCTTCCCGCAGCCAGTGGGGCTCGCCGCCACGTGGGACCCGGAACTGCTGCGGCGCATCGGAGAGGCCGCGTCCATTGAGGTCCGGGCCAAGCGAGCCGTCGATCCGAGCGTCAGCCTCAACGTTTGGGCTCCGGTAGTCAACACCCTGCGCCATCCGCTCTGGGGCCGCAACGAAGAAGGCTACTCCGAAGATCCGGATCTCACGGCCGAGCTGGGGGCAGCGTACAGTCGCGGACTGCGGGGTGAGGATCCGCACGTCTGGCGGACCGTCCCCACCCTCAAGCACTTCCTGGCGTACAACAATGAAACGGACCGGTCCGTCACCAGTTCCCACCTGCCGCCGCAGACGCTGCGCGAATTCGAACTGCCCGCGCACTTCCACGCGGTTGCTTCCGGCTGGGTGGGGTCGGTCATGCCGTCGTACAACCTGGTCAACGGGCGCCCGGCCCACCTATGCGCCGAGCTCATGGATGAACTGCGCGACGCCGCCGCCGTCGAACTGGCGATCTGTTCCGACGCCGCCGCCCCGTCCTTCATGGTGGACCTCCAGCGTTTCTACGCCACTCATGCAGAATCACACGCTGCCGCCCTGACCGCTGGCGTTGATTCGTATACCGATCATGATTCCGACGCGAAACCCACCATCCAGGCCTTCACTGAAGCGCTCGATCAGGGGCTCATCTCAGAATTCGACATCGACCGGGCGGTCCGTCGAGTCCTTCTAATCCGCGAACGCAGCGGCGAATTCACCCCGGAAACCGATCCGTATCGGGATATCGGTCCGGCCGACATCGATACCCCCGAACATCGCGATCTGGCGCGCGAGGCAGCAGGCCGCGGCGTCGTCGTGCTGGAGAATCGCGAGTCCGCAGGAGCGCGTGCCCTGCCGCTCGTCTCCCGTGACGCCACAACTCCCGCAAGCATCGCGGTTATCGGCACCTTCGCCGACCACCTGGTCCACGACTGGTACTCGGGCACCCCGCCGTACCACGTCACGCTGGCGGCCGCGTTGCGCGAGCGATTCCCCGAAGCCCAGATCCGCGTGGCTGACGGCGCCGACCGCGTCGCCCTGCGCAGCGTCGATGCTGATCGCTACGTCGAAGCCACGGGTGCGGAGGCCAAACTCGCCGCAACGGCGACTACCGCCACTCCCGCGGCGCAGTTTGACGTCACCGACTGGGGACACGGGACAGTCACCCTCCGTTCAGTCAGCACGGGCAAACTCCTCTCCGGGGGTGACTGGATCGTCAGCGCGTCAGCAGGACGCGTCGGCGGATGGGTGGCTCAGGAAACGTTCCGGCTGGTGACCGGCGCCGACGGCACCAGCACCCTGCAGCACGTCGGCAGCGGCAAATGGGTCCGCATCCTCGACAACGGACTGCTGACCGTCGAAGCGGATCGGGAATCCGCTGCCCGATTCGTGCTGCGCGTCCTCCGTTCCGGAGCGGCCGCAGCTGCGGATGCCTGTGTGGGCGCGGAACGCGTCATCGTGGCCGTCGGGAACGACCCACACATCGACGGCCGGGAAACGCAGGACCGTCCCGATCTCGAGCTTCCCCAGCAGAGCCGCGAGCTCTGGAACACCGCGGTGGAATCCGGCGCTGCCCCCGTCCTCGTGATCGTCTCCAGCTACCCGTACAACATCGCGCCGCTGGTGCCGGACGCCTCAGCCGTCGTCTGGTCCTGCCACGCTGGCCAAGAGCTCGGGCACGGCCTCGTCGACGTACTTGCCGGGGACCGCGAACCGGAGGGCCGCCTGGCCCAGACGTGGTGGGAGAGTCCCGAAGATGCCGGGAACCTGCTCGACTACGACGTCGTCACCTCGAGCGCGACCTACCGCTACAGCAGCGCCGCCCCGATCTATCCGCTGGGGCACGGCCTGACTTATTCCCGCGTCGACTACGAGTCGATCGAACTCGACCGGCCCCGGCTGACCGCACCTGAACCCACAACAACACACGTTCCGGCGCGCCGCGCTCCGGACGACGACGCCGGGTCCCGGACCGTGGACCACGAGGCAACCACCGCTGCGGTCACCGTCCGCAACACCGGCGATCGGCCGGCGCACGAACTCGTCGCCGTCTGGGTGCGCGCTCCGCGGCTCACGGTCCGCGCCCCGGAGATCCGTCTGGCCGGTTACCGACGCGTGCAGCTCGCCCCCGGCGAGCGCCGGACCGTGACCGTTCCCGTCCACGCGGGGCTGCTTGCGGTGTGGGACGTCGCGGCGGACCCGGTGGACTTTCGCACTAGGCAGGCACCCGTGTCCACACGTGGCGCGTTCGTGGTCCAGGCGGGCACCTACCGTGTTGTCTCCGGCCCGGATGCCGGAACGCCGGTGGTCACCAGCAACGTGACCATCGACGGGCCGCAGCCCGGCGTTCGGCGTCCTGACATCCTCGAAGCGGCCGCCGCGCACGCTTTCGATTCGGTCGTGACCGGCGCCCTCTCGCGTGTGGCGGGCGAGTGTCTCGACGTGCAGCCGCACCGCCAGCGCGGGTGGGCTCGTTTCGACCGCGTTCAGCTCCACGGCCGGTCGCGGATCACGGCGGTTCTGGCGCGTTCAGGGCACGGGCGCTCCGCGGCGACGATTCGAGTGCGGCCCAGCGGAACGGATCAGGCCTGGACCGAGATCGCGCACCTGCAGCTTCCCAGCGCCGACCCCGATCCCTACGAGTGGCACGACGCCGGCGCGGACCTGACCCACGGGAACCTGCCGGCCGCGGCGACGCTGGACCTGCAGGTCGAACTGATCGCCGGCACGCGACTCGCCGCGCTCCGATTCGACTAA
- a CDS encoding sugar ABC transporter substrate-binding protein translates to MSTASILAVALLAGCGSAGAGTGGPEEGDGTLPNYVPLTFAEPDVPGINGAPDGYTQLPAEFERQFPEAPGSGGTYTAMTPLWGAVPKTDGNQYLESVNEAMGTTIDFQITDGTTYGDKLAAVLADQSNIPDWVSIPTWNFPPRFGQAVGTLFEDLTPFLAGDAVAAYPNLANIPTDAWRSCSWNGKVYGIPFPAAAGQRNAAFYRSDLLPDAELPTTAEEMLEFVEENHADGHWGSNDLWIFATAMFGVPSKWKVVDGELVHRVETQEYRDALQWMADLYATGAVHPDAVADNAADGKQRFESGDVVITADGVGAWHEALSKMRPADPEWDMAALPYFAAAGGDPVLYKSDAASMCSYLKATDDDAQIEELLDAANFLAAPFGTEENMTITNGVEGVHYELDQNNAPVKTDLGRTEVQPTFMFLVAPPEIVADPEKPDYVEARVKWQNETTLHEVEEPFYGMRVTEPNQFASLDQPFADLEKDIARGRKNMEDLDSAIETWRTSGGEELRTLYQEILDGEADEIADESAEVDE, encoded by the coding sequence ATGTCCACCGCATCGATCTTGGCGGTGGCGCTCCTTGCTGGATGCGGATCCGCCGGCGCAGGCACGGGTGGCCCGGAAGAAGGCGACGGCACGCTGCCGAACTACGTCCCCTTGACGTTCGCCGAGCCGGACGTCCCGGGGATCAACGGTGCGCCCGATGGCTACACCCAGCTGCCGGCGGAGTTTGAACGCCAGTTCCCAGAGGCGCCGGGCTCAGGTGGTACCTACACGGCCATGACGCCGCTGTGGGGGGCCGTGCCGAAGACCGACGGCAACCAGTACCTGGAGTCCGTGAATGAAGCCATGGGCACCACCATCGACTTCCAGATCACCGACGGCACCACCTACGGAGACAAGCTTGCGGCCGTCCTGGCCGACCAGTCGAACATCCCCGACTGGGTGTCGATTCCGACGTGGAACTTCCCGCCGCGCTTCGGCCAGGCAGTGGGCACGCTCTTCGAGGACCTCACTCCCTTCCTGGCCGGTGACGCGGTGGCGGCCTATCCCAACCTTGCGAACATCCCCACGGACGCCTGGCGCAGTTGTTCCTGGAACGGGAAGGTGTACGGCATCCCGTTCCCGGCTGCCGCCGGCCAACGCAACGCGGCGTTCTACCGTTCTGATCTGCTGCCCGATGCCGAGCTGCCGACGACGGCTGAGGAGATGCTGGAGTTCGTCGAAGAGAACCATGCCGACGGGCATTGGGGCAGCAACGACCTGTGGATCTTCGCTACTGCGATGTTCGGCGTGCCGAGCAAGTGGAAGGTGGTTGACGGCGAGCTGGTTCACCGGGTCGAGACCCAGGAATACCGCGACGCGCTCCAGTGGATGGCCGATCTGTACGCCACCGGCGCCGTCCACCCGGATGCCGTGGCGGACAACGCCGCCGACGGCAAGCAGCGCTTCGAATCGGGCGACGTCGTCATCACCGCAGACGGAGTCGGAGCGTGGCACGAGGCGCTGAGCAAGATGCGGCCTGCCGACCCCGAGTGGGACATGGCCGCGCTCCCGTACTTTGCTGCCGCAGGAGGCGATCCGGTGCTGTACAAGTCGGATGCCGCCTCGATGTGCAGCTATCTCAAGGCCACGGACGACGATGCGCAGATCGAAGAGCTGCTCGACGCTGCCAATTTTCTCGCCGCTCCCTTCGGCACGGAGGAGAACATGACGATCACCAACGGTGTCGAGGGTGTCCACTACGAGCTGGATCAGAACAACGCGCCAGTGAAGACGGATCTGGGCCGGACCGAGGTGCAGCCGACTTTCATGTTCCTGGTCGCACCGCCGGAAATCGTCGCTGATCCAGAAAAACCGGACTATGTCGAAGCGCGGGTCAAGTGGCAGAACGAGACCACTCTGCACGAGGTCGAAGAACCGTTCTACGGCATGCGTGTCACCGAGCCCAACCAGTTTGCGTCCCTAGACCAGCCGTTCGCCGACCTCGAGAAG